A stretch of the Deltaproteobacteria bacterium genome encodes the following:
- a CDS encoding aminoglycoside phosphotransferase family protein: MRAPGRAARGSWPAAAVREACAALEIAPGDARVLRLGHCAVVALPAAGLVARVGRPGYSPERLDAELRIARHLARAGLPVLAPADAVRTRPIATGHGPVTFWPLVEHIGGDLDWAWLAHTLRRLHELPLPAELVSLWDPVGRVEERLALYASRVTARGDYVSLLSTACDEARVALTRLRSALGIGLVHGDPLNVVLTARGPLLLDFDLAGVGPAEWDLVSVAIRQRRFGLPVEELLGFCAAYRFDLLSWEHFEALLRVRELLDCSFALAVSEDHPGATQQIEVRVRAWLDPADRSAWTPLR; this comes from the coding sequence ATGAGAGCGCCTGGGAGGGCGGCGCGTGGCTCCTGGCCGGCGGCTGCCGTGCGCGAGGCCTGCGCGGCCTTGGAGATTGCGCCCGGCGACGCCCGGGTCCTCCGGCTGGGTCACTGCGCTGTGGTCGCGCTGCCCGCTGCCGGGCTCGTCGCCCGCGTCGGCCGTCCGGGCTACTCGCCCGAGCGCCTGGACGCGGAGCTCCGAATCGCGCGTCACCTCGCGCGAGCGGGATTGCCGGTCTTGGCTCCGGCCGATGCGGTCAGAACACGCCCGATCGCGACCGGCCACGGGCCAGTCACCTTCTGGCCCCTGGTCGAGCATATCGGCGGCGATCTCGACTGGGCGTGGCTCGCGCACACCCTCCGTCGGCTCCATGAGCTGCCGCTGCCCGCAGAACTCGTCTCGCTCTGGGATCCCGTCGGCCGGGTCGAGGAACGCCTCGCGCTCTACGCCTCCCGCGTCACGGCCCGCGGCGACTACGTATCGCTCCTCAGTACCGCTTGCGACGAAGCGCGCGTGGCCCTCACACGCCTGCGCTCGGCGCTCGGCATCGGGCTGGTGCACGGTGACCCCCTCAACGTGGTCCTCACCGCCCGGGGACCGCTGCTGCTCGACTTCGACCTTGCTGGAGTGGGTCCCGCAGAGTGGGACCTCGTCAGTGTGGCCATCCGGCAGCGCCGCTTCGGACTCCCCGTCGAAGAGCTCCTCGGGTTCTGTGCCGCGTACAGGTTCGACCTCCTGAGCTGGGAGCACTTCGAGGCGCTCCTCCGCGTGCGCGAGCTGCTCGATTGCTCGTTCGCGCTCGCCGTGAGCGAGGATCATCCAGGGGCAACGCAGCAGATCGAGGTCCGGGTGCGCGCCTGGCTCGATCCAGCAGATCGCAGCGCCTGGACGCCGCTGC